Proteins from a genomic interval of Amycolatopsis sp. cg13:
- a CDS encoding nitroreductase family deazaflavin-dependent oxidoreductase codes for MARKSSEFAEVNAEMVRKLLAADPRPVPDGGYELRVLETTGRRSGRTRQTPLGVLRLGGGRYLVSPDANRDWVRNLAAAPACRVRAGGHSESVRAQPVNGDEAVSVISAYLTAVQAPWALAAFPVGPGASADEITAHLDSLAVFRLETGTA; via the coding sequence ATGGCTAGAAAATCTAGCGAATTCGCCGAGGTCAACGCCGAGATGGTGCGGAAGCTGCTCGCCGCCGATCCGCGGCCGGTGCCCGACGGGGGCTACGAGTTGCGCGTGCTCGAGACGACCGGACGCCGCAGCGGCCGAACCCGGCAGACGCCGCTCGGAGTGCTCCGTCTCGGCGGCGGCCGCTACCTCGTGTCGCCGGACGCGAACCGCGATTGGGTGCGCAATCTCGCCGCGGCTCCGGCTTGTCGCGTCCGAGCTGGCGGCCACAGCGAAAGCGTGCGCGCGCAACCGGTGAACGGCGACGAGGCGGTGTCGGTGATCTCGGCTTATCTGACCGCGGTACAGGCTCCGTGGGCGCTCGCCGCGTTCCCGGTCGGTCCCGGTGCGTCGGCGGACGAGATCACCGCGCACCTGGACTCGCTCGCGGTGTTCCGCCTCGAAACGGGCACCGCGTGA
- a CDS encoding MarR family winged helix-turn-helix transcriptional regulator has product MADERAARDVSLAVRRLLQAGRGMQAALARRLSLRVTDVQAIDQVVSSPEPIGPGELGNRLGITSASATVLVDRLAAAGHLARAADPADRRRVHLQATDHAREDVRAALTPLLTEIETITNRLDPEHVPVVLSFLDDVAAAMRAYDHQL; this is encoded by the coding sequence GTGGCGGACGAACGAGCGGCGCGGGACGTCTCCCTGGCAGTGCGGCGGCTGCTGCAAGCGGGCCGGGGCATGCAGGCGGCTTTGGCGCGCCGGCTGTCGCTGCGGGTCACCGACGTGCAGGCCATCGACCAGGTGGTTTCCAGCCCCGAGCCGATCGGGCCGGGCGAACTGGGCAACCGGCTCGGCATCACCTCGGCATCAGCGACGGTGCTGGTCGACCGCCTCGCCGCCGCCGGGCATCTGGCCCGCGCCGCCGATCCGGCCGACCGGCGGCGCGTCCACCTCCAGGCCACCGACCATGCCCGCGAGGACGTCCGCGCCGCGCTGACCCCGCTGCTCACCGAGATCGAGACCATCACCAACCGGCTCGACCCCGAGCACGTTCCCGTCGTCCTGTCATTCCTCGACGACGTCGCAGCCGCGATGCGCGCCTACGACCATCAACTCTGA